One stretch of Kwoniella pini CBS 10737 chromosome 3, complete sequence DNA includes these proteins:
- a CDS encoding agmatinase, with protein sequence MFRLSILVGLLPLLAAATPAQQPLRHTYSEYLSGSDEPRHPPADNKHSSRPPAYGYEDPINVEFYANGDRGKPAPWPPYNTEEAYWGLKTFAHTQPVRCMTVDNSTLYDIAILGAPFDTATSWRPGARFGPGGIRNGAQRLGGANRLLGNNPFLDYTVVDCGDSRMTFYSNDLALATLEADYRSLINRSIATSFRKDEASLALDGQHHPRVVMLGGDHTIVLPALRALNEVYGPVSVIHFDSHCDSRHPDKGTLTHGDYFYFAWKEGLMSETNIHAGIRSNCDMPSDIETNFSTILADEIEDIGWQGVVSRLKARVGDSPVYLTIDIDTLDPAFAPATGTPEIGGWTTREMIKILHGLKDLKIVGADVVEVAPAYDDQAETTQIAAAGLVFELISMMTLTPVVK encoded by the exons ATGTTTCGTTTATCGATATTGGTTGGTCTTCTACCTTTGTTAGCGGCAGCAACCCCTGCGCAACAGCCCCTCAGGCATACCTACTCGGAGTATCTATCAGGCAGCGATGAACCTAGACACCCACCTGCTGATAACAAACACTCTTCTCGTCCACCTGCTTACGGCTATGAGGACCCCATCAACGTAGAGTTCTACGCTAACGGTGACAGAGGCAAGCCCGCACCGT GGCCACCTTATAATACTGAAGAAGCCTATTGGGGATTGAAGACATTTGCTCACACGCAG CCAGTCAGATGCATGACCGTCGACAATAGCACACTTTACGACATCGCTATACTCGGGGCTCCTTTCGACACTGCTACCTCTTGGCGACCCGGTGCTCGGTTCGGACCTGGCGGTATCAGAAATGGAGCACAAAGGCTCGGAGGAGCGAATAGACTTTTGGGAAACAACCCGTTCTTGGATTACACGGTTG TGGACTGCGGTGATTCCAGAATGACATTCTACTCCAATGATCTGGCCTTGGCTACTCTTGAAGCCGATTACAGATCTCTGATCAACAGATCTATTGCCACCTCCTTCAGGAAGGATGAAGCCAGTCTCGCGCTGGACGGCCAACATCATCCTAGAGTGGTTATGCTTGGTGGGGACCACACGATCGTTCTTCCGGCTCTTCGGGCGTTGAACGAGGTCTACGGACCGGTGTCAGTGATTCACTTCGACAGTCATTGCGACTCTAGGCATCCAGACAAGGGTACCTTAACTCATGGT GACTACTTCTACTTCGCTTGGAAGGAAGGCCTCATGAGCGAAACCAATATACACGCGGG CATCCGTTCGAATTGTGACATGCCCTCAGACATTGAAACAAACTTCTCGACTATACTCGCCGATGAGATTGAGGATATCGGATGGCAAGGTGTCGTTAGCAGACTGAAAGCACGTGTCGGAGACAGTCCTGTGTACCTCACCATCGATATTGATACTCTGGACCCAGCTTTTGCC CCCGCCACCGGAACGCCCGAGATCGGCGGTTGGACTACGCGGGAAATGATTAAGATCCTTCATGGACTGAAGGACTTGAAAATCGTTGGCGCTGACGTTGTCGAGGTTGCTCCAGCGTACGATGATCA AGCCGAAACTACACAAATAGCCGCTGCTGGTTTGGTGTTCGAGCTCATTAGTATGATGACACTCACTCCAGTAGTCAAATAA
- a CDS encoding OPT family small oligopeptide transporter → MASSSKDDLHSAIGLAELPKSGNEYASHGEFSRDMDKGIDTSVNVYGVEEGRHVNVKEEDLEPVVVVQGAEEIVTEIIDPRDDPDQPVLTLRFWFLGTGLACFGAVLAEIYYWKPQGATVSALFQLIIAYIMGKILERLPSHGKWRHVNPGPFNIKEHAAIVIYASTASIIAEAVSVVAILNLYYGLDLNPGIAIIQTWAAQCIGYAICGVLQSSLIYPTYALWPATIPTISLLQSMHFGGLLNKKKMKFFWIVFTAIFFWEIIPSWMFPLLTAVSIVCLVDNGRHTFVRNLFGAGSSNEGLGFFSFGFDWILITQAYPLYWPLQTQVSAWIGMLLCYIIATGAYYSDVGQGKSNGLPFMSTSLFTSNGTKYDQTKILDSNYGLNHTAYQEYGRPYYTSTYQMSLTTHNLSCGAAVTHVILWHYKDIIAGWAGIRRGNKDLDIDDVHYQKMKAYKVVPQWVYGCLFLVSMAIAMGTAYFGGRTTIPAWSILLFSFIGYFFAIILGFLKAVTGFDTSINGIIQIIAAFIHPGKPLANLYASLYGYYAPLQTLYMLSDQKLGQYAKVPPRVTFVAQLAGTFVGATLNYVLYKSIVSQNREALLDPLGTREWSGWQVQGTNSKAVTFGALGQEMYLAGKPYWFIPAALGIGVVLPIPFWLMHRKFPNQRVWSYLNIPIITNYAGWLAYSVNGMWWPGAIIGFASQYWARKYRPRWFIKYNYLLSAALDGGTQVIYFILNFAIFGAASASVTFPYWWGNPDPSLLGADRCMAPG, encoded by the exons ATGGCTAGCTCAAGCAAAGACGACTTGCACAGCGCGATTGGGTTGGCTGAGCTGCCCAAGAGCGGTAATGAGTATGCCTCACATGGCGAATTCTCCAGGGACATGGACAAGGGTATTGACACATCGGTCAATGTGTATGGTGTGGAGGAAGGACGACACGTCAATGTTAAGGAAGAGGATCTCGAGCCCGTCGTTGTAGTTCAGGGAGCTGAGGAGATCGTCACGGAAATCATTGA TCCGCGAGATGACCCAGATCAGCCGGTCTTAACCTTGCGATTCTGGTTTCTGGGCACAGGATTGGCCTGTTTCGGTGCTGTTCTCGCCGAGATCTACTATTGGAAG CCGCAAGGCGCCACAGTCAGTGCGTTGTTCCAGCTCATCATAGCTTATATCATGGGTAAGATCTTGGAGAGACTGCCCTCACACGGTAAATGGCGACATGTCAATCCTGGACCCTTCAATA TCAAGGAGCACGCGGCTATAGTCATCTACGCCTCGACAGCCTCCATCATTGCGGAGGCAGTCTCGGTCGTAGCaatcttgaatttatattatGGTCTAGATCTCAACCCAG GTATTGCCATCATCCAGACTTGGGCGGCACAGTGTATCGGATACGCAATTTGCGGTGTACTCCAATCATCACTCATTTATCCAACGTATGCTCTGTGGCCTGCTACCATTCCGACGATATCTCTGCTTCAGAGTATGCACTTTGGAGGCTTActcaacaagaagaagatgaaattcttCTGGATAGTCTTCACAgcaatcttcttctgggAAATCATCCCATCCTGGATGTTCCCACTTCTCACCGCGGTCTCGATTGTATGTCTGGTCGATAACGGCAGGCACACTTTTGTCCGGAATCTGTTCGGAGCAGGCTCTTCAAATGAAGGTCTGGGGTTCTTCTCATTCGGTTTCGATTGGATCCTGATCACTCAGGCTTATCCTCTATACTGGCCTCTACAGACCCAAGTATCCGCATGGATAGGGATGCTGCTTT GCTACATCATTGCGACTGGCGCATACTATAGTGATGTAGGTCAAGGGAAATCAAACGGTCTGCCCTTTATGTCCACATCACTGTTCACTTCAAATGGAA CCAAATACGATCAAACCAAGATCCTAGACTCCAATTACGGTCTCAATCATACTGCCTATCAGGAATACGGTAGGCCGTATTATACTTCGACATATCAGATGTCTCTGACTACTCACAACCTGTCATGTG GTGCTGCTGTCACACATGTCATTCTTTGGCATTACAAGGATATAATTGCTGGATGGGCAGGTATCCGCCGAGGCAACAAGGACCTTGACATCGATGATGTACATTaccaaaagatgaaagcCTACAAAGTTGTGCCCCAATGGGTGTACGGATGTCTTTTCCTTG TCAGCATGGCTATAGCCATGGGAACCGCCTATTTCGGTGGCCGGACCACCATTCCTGCATGGTctatccttcttttcagcttcatcgGCTACTTTTTTGCCATCATATTGGGTTTCCTCAAAGCCGTTACTGGGTTTGACACCTCAATCAATGGAATAATCCAGATTATCGCTGCTTTTATACATCCTGGAAA ACCTTTAGCCAATCTCTACGCGTCCCTTTACGGATATTACGCTCCCCTTCAGACTCTTTACATGCTCAGTGACCAAAAG CTTGGTCAATATGCCAAAGTGCCTCCACGAGTCACCTTTGTTGCTCAATTGGCGGGTACATTTGTTGGAGCCACGCTTAACTATGTCCTGTATAAATCCATTGTATCACAAAACCGTGAGGCTCTTTTGGATCCACTTGGTACTAGGGAGTGGTCAGGATGGCAAGTACAGGG AACCAATTCTAAGGCGGTCACTTTCGGTGCTCTCGGCCAGGAAATGTATCTCGCTGGCAAGCCATATTGGTTCATTCCGGCGGCTCTGGGTATCGGTGTCGTCCTCCCTATTCCGTTCTGGCTCATGCACAGAAAATTCCCTAATCAACGAGTCTGGAGCTATCTGAATATTCCAATCATAACTAATTACGCGGGCTGGCTGGCTTATTCGGTGAACG GCATGTGGTGGCCTGGTGCTATCATTGGGTTCGCGTCGCAGTATTGGGCAAGGAAGTACAG ACCTCGTTGGTTCATCAAGTACAACTACTTATTGAG CGCCGCCCTCGATGGAGGCACCCAGGTGAtctacttcatcttgaaCTTTGCTATTTTTGGCGCGGCGTCAGCTTCGGTCACGTTCCCCTACTGGTGGGGTAATCCAGATCCTTCACTCCTAGGTGCGGACAGATGTATGGCTCCCGGGTAA